In one Pseudomonas sp. 31-12 genomic region, the following are encoded:
- a CDS encoding TOBE domain-containing protein, giving the protein MSLPTLLSQHIVRRPQRIALLQHIAEQGSITRAAKSAGLSYKAAWDAIDELNNLAQKPLVERSVGGKGGGGAKLSSEGERVLRLYQKLQALQAQVLEAAEDASDLDLLGRLMLRTSARNQLHGKIVAIGSQGHNDRVRLELAEGLTLDAQITHDSTLRMELETGTEVVALIKAGWLELLGIDQQTTPGNNCLTGMIETILDAKDGPSEVRIGLPNGQTLCALAEPLHLRTLGLAADKPVRVQFAPSNVLLGTPL; this is encoded by the coding sequence ATGTCCTTGCCCACCTTGTTGTCTCAGCACATTGTCCGTCGCCCGCAGCGCATCGCGTTGCTGCAGCACATCGCCGAACAGGGCTCGATCACCCGCGCCGCGAAAAGCGCGGGGCTGAGCTACAAGGCGGCCTGGGATGCCATCGATGAGCTGAACAACCTCGCGCAAAAACCGCTGGTGGAACGCAGCGTCGGCGGCAAGGGCGGCGGTGGCGCCAAGCTCTCCAGCGAAGGTGAGCGCGTGCTGCGCCTGTATCAAAAGCTGCAAGCATTGCAGGCCCAGGTGCTGGAAGCCGCGGAAGATGCCAGCGACCTGGACCTGCTCGGTCGGCTGATGCTCAGAACCAGCGCGCGCAATCAATTGCACGGAAAGATCGTGGCGATCGGCAGCCAGGGGCACAACGATCGAGTCCGTCTTGAACTGGCCGAAGGCTTGACCCTCGATGCGCAGATCACTCACGACAGCACCCTGCGCATGGAGCTGGAGACCGGCACCGAAGTCGTGGCCCTGATCAAGGCCGGTTGGCTGGAGTTGCTGGGCATCGATCAACAAACAACACCCGGCAACAATTGCCTCACGGGCATGATCGAAACCATTCTCGATGCCAAAGACGGCCCCAGCGAAGTGCGAATCGGCCTTCCCAACGGCCAGACCCTCTGCGCACTGGCCGAGCCGCTGCACTTGCGAACGCTAGGTCTTGCCGCAGACAAACCGGTGCGGGTGCAGTTCGCGCCGTCCAATGTTTTGCTCGGCACTCCACTCTGA
- a CDS encoding ComF family protein gives MRCQPPYVGQVYIWLNNDQHCLLCSEATEEVRPICMACETDLPWLGDHCQTCALPLPAAGLTCGPCLKLPPAFERVAAPWTYSFPVDTLITRFKHSAKWPFGRLLGELLAQYLQHRFDEDLDRPDALVPVPLAAKRLRQRGFNQAAMLARWLGDSLNIPCDEKLLLRIQDTSAQQDLNADARKKNLRNAFALVPEASIKGRHLAIVDDVLTTGATAQALARLLMDAGAARVDVYCLARTPKPGEAV, from the coding sequence ATGCGCTGTCAACCACCATACGTAGGACAGGTTTACATCTGGTTAAACAATGATCAACACTGCTTACTCTGCAGCGAGGCCACCGAAGAAGTCAGGCCCATCTGCATGGCCTGCGAAACGGACCTGCCCTGGTTGGGGGATCACTGCCAGACCTGCGCCCTGCCATTGCCTGCGGCCGGCCTGACGTGTGGCCCATGTTTAAAACTGCCGCCGGCTTTCGAGCGGGTCGCTGCGCCCTGGACTTACAGTTTTCCGGTGGACACGTTGATCACGCGCTTCAAGCACAGCGCCAAGTGGCCGTTTGGCCGCCTGCTCGGCGAACTTCTCGCGCAATACCTGCAACACCGCTTCGATGAGGACCTTGATAGGCCCGACGCTCTGGTCCCTGTTCCGCTTGCTGCTAAACGCCTGCGTCAACGGGGTTTCAACCAGGCCGCGATGCTCGCCCGCTGGCTCGGTGACAGCCTCAACATCCCTTGCGATGAAAAACTGCTGCTGAGGATTCAGGACACCAGCGCGCAACAAGACCTGAATGCCGATGCGCGCAAGAAGAACCTGCGCAATGCTTTTGCGCTGGTGCCCGAAGCATCCATCAAGGGCCGGCACCTGGCGATCGTGGACGACGTGCTGACTACTGGCGCCACCGCACAGGCCCTGGCCCGCCTGTTGATGGACGCTGGCGCGGCACGGGTCGATGTTTACTGCCTGGCCCGCACGCCCAAACCCGGCGAAGCGGTTTAA
- a CDS encoding PhoX family phosphatase: MSLLEENQSTDLEKMVGLSRRGFISAGALCGAAMFLGGNLLSRSVLAASVSAASSKLLGFDSIPATTSDAITLPPGYKSSVLISWGQPLQKNGPAFDPSGNGTAEQQEVQFGDNNDGMSLFEFPGEKDRALMAINNEYTNYRYLYPHGGMPQSAQEVHKALACEGVSVIEVQRKNGQWQFVQGSRYNRRIHGNAPINLSGPAAGHALVKTSADPQGKHVLGTFQNCANGKTPWGTYLTCEENFTDCFGSSNAEQKFDPAQKRYGVVATSKEINWHQHDERFDLAKNPNELNRHGWVVEIDPFDPQSTPVKRTALGRFKHENAALAETNDGHAVVYMGDDERGEFIYKFVSRDKINHKNPKANRDLLDHGTLYVARFDAGDSNADHPKGQGEWIELTHGKNGIDASSGFADQAEVLIHARLAASVVKATRMDRPEWIVVSPKDGQVYCTLTNNAKRGEDGQPVGGPNPREKNIYGQILRWRTDRDDHGSKSFAWDLFVVAGNPGVHAGTPKGGSSNITPQNMFNSPDGLGFDNAGRLWILTDGDSSNAGDFAGMGNNQMLCADPVTGEIRRFMVGPVGCEVTGISFSPDQKTLFVGIQHPGENGGSTFPEHLPNGKPRSSVMAITREDGGIVGA; the protein is encoded by the coding sequence GTGAGCCTATTAGAAGAAAACCAGTCCACCGACCTCGAGAAAATGGTCGGTCTCAGCCGCCGTGGTTTCATCAGCGCCGGCGCCCTCTGCGGTGCGGCCATGTTCCTCGGCGGCAACCTTCTGAGCCGCAGCGTGCTGGCCGCGAGTGTCAGTGCAGCCTCCAGCAAACTGTTGGGTTTTGACAGCATTCCCGCCACCACCAGCGACGCCATTACCTTGCCGCCGGGTTACAAGTCCTCGGTGTTGATCAGTTGGGGCCAGCCTTTACAGAAAAACGGTCCGGCGTTCGACCCGAGTGGCAACGGCACCGCCGAGCAGCAGGAAGTCCAGTTCGGCGACAACAACGACGGCATGAGCCTGTTCGAGTTTCCGGGCGAGAAAGACCGGGCGCTGATGGCGATCAACAATGAATACACCAACTACCGCTACCTCTACCCGCACGGCGGCATGCCGCAATCGGCGCAAGAGGTGCACAAGGCGCTTGCCTGCGAAGGCGTGTCGGTGATCGAAGTGCAGCGCAAGAACGGCCAATGGCAATTCGTCCAGGGCTCGCGCTACAACCGTCGTATCCACGGCAACGCGCCGATCAACCTGAGCGGTCCGGCCGCCGGTCATGCCTTGGTGAAAACCAGCGCCGACCCGCAGGGCAAGCATGTCCTCGGCACTTTCCAGAACTGCGCCAACGGCAAGACGCCGTGGGGCACCTATCTGACCTGTGAAGAAAACTTCACCGATTGCTTCGGCAGCAGCAATGCCGAGCAGAAATTCGATCCCGCGCAAAAACGCTACGGTGTAGTGGCAACCAGTAAAGAGATCAACTGGCATCAACACGATGAGCGGTTCGACCTGGCGAAGAATCCGAACGAGCTCAACCGCCACGGCTGGGTCGTGGAAATCGACCCGTTCGATCCGCAATCGACGCCGGTCAAGCGCACCGCCCTGGGCCGCTTCAAACATGAAAACGCCGCCCTGGCTGAAACCAATGACGGTCACGCCGTGGTTTACATGGGCGACGATGAGCGCGGCGAGTTCATCTACAAATTCGTCAGCCGCGACAAGATCAACCACAAAAACCCCAAGGCCAACCGCGACCTGCTGGACCACGGCACGTTGTACGTGGCACGTTTCGATGCGGGCGACAGCAACGCCGATCACCCCAAAGGCCAGGGCGAGTGGATCGAACTGACCCACGGTAAAAACGGCATCGACGCCAGCAGTGGTTTTGCCGATCAGGCCGAAGTACTGATTCACGCGCGCCTCGCGGCCAGCGTGGTGAAAGCCACACGCATGGACCGTCCGGAATGGATCGTCGTCAGCCCGAAAGATGGCCAGGTTTACTGCACGCTGACCAACAACGCCAAACGCGGCGAAGACGGCCAGCCCGTGGGCGGACCGAACCCGCGCGAGAAGAACATCTACGGGCAGATCCTGCGCTGGCGCACCGACCGCGACGACCACGGCTCGAAAAGTTTTGCCTGGGACCTGTTTGTGGTCGCCGGCAACCCGGGCGTCCACGCTGGCACGCCGAAGGGCGGTTCGTCGAACATCACGCCGCAGAACATGTTCAACAGCCCGGATGGCCTGGGCTTCGACAACGCCGGACGGTTGTGGATTCTCACGGATGGCGATTCGAGCAATGCCGGGGATTTTGCCGGTATGGGTAACAACCAGATGCTGTGTGCCGACCCGGTGACCGGGGAGATTCGTCGGTTCATGGTGGGGCCGGTGGGTTGCGAGGTGACGGGGATCAGCTTTTCACCGGATCAGAAGACGCTGTTTGTCGGGATTCAGCATCCGGGGGAGAACGGGGGATCGACGTTCCCTGAGCATCTGCCGAATGGCAAGCCGCGGTCATCGGTGATGGCTATCACGCGTGAAGATGGCGGGATCGTCGGCGCCTGA